A single genomic interval of Longimicrobium sp. harbors:
- a CDS encoding sigma-70 family RNA polymerase sigma factor, whose translation MHDSTDSELIQRILGGEGERYAILVERYQDPLFRHALGMVGDADAAADLVQDSLVKAYTRLHTCNDPSRFAAWIFRILRNRCRDWLKNRRQHTVELKDDTASTSDDEDPATVLERSELGRVVEAALARLPEAQREAFLLKHVEGLSYEEMADRLETGISALKMRVMRAREALQLLLRDVV comes from the coding sequence GTGCACGATTCCACTGACTCGGAGCTGATCCAGCGCATCCTCGGCGGCGAGGGCGAGCGCTACGCGATCCTGGTGGAGCGCTACCAGGATCCGCTCTTCCGTCATGCACTCGGCATGGTGGGCGACGCGGACGCGGCGGCGGACCTGGTGCAGGACTCGCTGGTGAAGGCGTACACGCGCCTGCACACCTGCAACGACCCGTCGCGCTTCGCCGCCTGGATCTTTCGCATCCTCCGCAACCGCTGCCGCGACTGGCTCAAGAACCGCCGCCAGCACACCGTCGAGCTCAAGGACGACACCGCCTCCACCTCCGACGACGAGGACCCCGCCACGGTCCTGGAGCGCAGCGAGCTGGGCCGCGTCGTCGAAGCCGCCCTCGCCCGCCTCCCCGAAGCCCAGCGCGAGGCCTTCCTCCTGAAGCACGTCGAGGGCCTGTCGTACGAGGAAATGGCCGATCGCCTGGAAACGGGGATCAGCGCACTCAAGATGCGGGTGATGCGGGCGCGCGAGGCGCTGCAGCTGCTGCTGCGGGACGTGGTGTGA
- a CDS encoding TraR/DksA C4-type zinc finger protein: MLTEEQRTTVERLLIREREQVLDAIGHHDAEVQDLRDRAGELSQYRVHPADLATESQEKEKDFMITSMEGGRLYAIDDALRRLYDDPESFGRCARCDKDIEWERLEVIPETTLCAEHARVLDEETGDADAADPREASRAGE, translated from the coding sequence ATGCTGACCGAAGAACAGCGCACGACCGTGGAGCGCCTCCTCATCCGCGAGCGCGAGCAGGTGCTGGACGCGATCGGGCATCACGACGCCGAGGTGCAGGACCTGCGCGACCGGGCGGGCGAGCTGAGCCAGTACCGCGTCCACCCCGCCGACCTCGCGACGGAGAGCCAGGAGAAGGAAAAGGACTTCATGATCACCAGCATGGAGGGCGGCCGTCTGTACGCCATCGACGATGCCCTCCGGCGGCTCTACGACGATCCCGAGTCCTTTGGCCGTTGCGCCCGCTGCGACAAAGACATCGAGTGGGAGCGCCTCGAGGTGATCCCCGAGACTACCCTTTGCGCCGAACACGCGCGGGTGCTGGACGAGGAGACCGGCGACGCGGACGCGGCGGATCCGCGGGAGGCGTCGCGGGCGGGGGAGTAG
- a CDS encoding response regulator encodes MALPNAKRPLVALADDDEIHAEVVSMWLDRCGFEVVRFGTGDELLAWAQGGPATRPDALLLDVEMPGRDGFQVHQELRRITDFSATPTVFVSGIAPDRLAERAREVGAQASLHKDEHLLPLLSAWLTATLLPPAV; translated from the coding sequence CGAAGCGCCCCCTGGTCGCCCTGGCGGACGACGACGAGATCCACGCCGAGGTGGTCTCCATGTGGCTGGACCGCTGCGGCTTCGAGGTCGTGCGGTTCGGCACCGGCGACGAGCTGCTGGCGTGGGCGCAGGGCGGCCCGGCCACCCGCCCGGACGCCCTCCTTCTGGACGTGGAGATGCCCGGCCGTGACGGGTTCCAGGTCCACCAGGAGCTGCGCCGCATCACCGACTTCTCCGCCACGCCGACCGTCTTCGTGAGCGGCATCGCGCCGGACCGATTGGCGGAGCGCGCGCGCGAGGTGGGCGCGCAGGCGTCGCTGCACAAGGACGAGCACCTGCTCCCCCTGCTGAGCGCCTGGCTGACCGCCACGCTCCTCCCGCCCGCGGTATAG